DNA from Mycolicibacterium alvei:
GATGGCCAGATGGGCCGCGGACGGCGGTTGGACATAGGCCTGGGGTACATACGCCCGGGGCCCGTACCGGTCCACCCATTCGTGCGGGTATTCCTCTGGCGGTGTCTCCCCCACGGCAACCCCCCGGTTCGGTGTCCTCACCAGGGTATGGTCTGAATCCTGGGGCGGCGACACCGATTTTCGGCTCTCAGACGGTCAGCGAAACAGACTGTCCGGCCAACGGCTCGTACACCGCGTACGGGAAGAGCGCATCCAGGATCGGCCCCACCAGCCCGTCCCACGGCGTCGCCTGCACCGGCTCGGTCGAGGTGAAGGGCAGCACCACCGCGGTGGCGGTGCCCGACGGGGTGGGAACCTCGATGCTCTCCTGCGGTGCGCCGTAGACGCCGTCGTCGGTGCCGTGGTACATGTCGTTGATCCACCCGGCCGCAATCGTTTTGACCGCATCGACATTCTGCGGTTGCGAGAAGCCGGCGACGAGGTACTCGGCGAATTGCAGGATGACGTTGCCACCCTGAAGTCCGTCGATGTGCCGCCCACCGACCAGCATCACGCCGTTGAACTCCCCAGGCCGCGCGGCCTGTAGTTCGTCACCGACGGTGCCGTTGCGGTTCCACACATACCGCTCGGACGAAATGAGTAGCACGGGACGGTAATTGGCACCCTGGAGCTGGCCCAGCGCCTCGGGCATGTCGCGGTGGGTGTCCACCGCATCGAGCAGGACCACCCCGGCCAGGTCGTCGACCGCGCCGTTGTCGACCATGCGTCCGGCGGCACCGGTAACCAGCATTCCACCCAGGGAATGGCCGACGAGAACGAACGTGGACGGCAGGGTGACGGGGTGATCGGCTGCCGCACTGGCGCTCGCGGTCAGTTCTGGCCGGTCATCGGCGAACAGGTCGGCCACCGACTGCTGCATCGGTTCGCCGCCGATCCATTCGCCGTTCGGGTCGAACAGGTTTGACGAGAGGGACGGGACGACGACGATGCTGTTCGTGTTCTCGGCCAGGTAGGCCGCGGTGTAGCTGTACATCGGGCCGGTGGCCATGAATCCGTGCTGCAGGTAGGTCACGCCGGTGACGGAGTCCGGGTCTTCGGGGAAGTACCAGTCGGCGCGCACAGTCTGGTTGGTGCCCGGCATGCCCAACGTCGAGGTGCGGACGGTGACGTTACTGCCGGGCGGGAGCACCGGCGTTCCCGAAAACACCTGCAGCGCAGTGCCGATAGCGTTAAACACCAGCGAGCCGACGATGTTGACCACCGGTACCGACCGCGGTGCGGTGATCGGGGTGGTCATGGCGGCGACGGGCTTCACGATCTGGCGGCCCCGGGCCGGGATCGGGCTCGTGACCCGGTCGAGGACCGCGTCGACGCCGGCGGGCGGCGCCTTCACCTCGACCGGGTGGGTGATGACGTCGATCGCGTCCGCGATGTCCGGTACCACCTTCTCCGCCACGGTGGCGTCGGCGACCTCGGGCAGCTCCGGCACGTCCCGCTTCGTGGAGACTTTGGTGCGCGTAAGTGATTGTGCGGAA
Protein-coding regions in this window:
- a CDS encoding alpha/beta hydrolase family protein encodes the protein MTTRGRTSHAVAAIGWGVLVIALWMGLIAGTAATAHADPGLEKSTTQSANDSGASTKQRGPASRLGPRKEKPRREGNTPVHQRPRLSAPKSLPPRSDVRGLVDNLTTRTRTALTDLADRAPNVRSAQSLTRTKVSTKRDVPELPEVADATVAEKVVPDIADAIDVITHPVEVKAPPAGVDAVLDRVTSPIPARGRQIVKPVAAMTTPITAPRSVPVVNIVGSLVFNAIGTALQVFSGTPVLPPGSNVTVRTSTLGMPGTNQTVRADWYFPEDPDSVTGVTYLQHGFMATGPMYSYTAAYLAENTNSIVVVPSLSSNLFDPNGEWIGGEPMQQSVADLFADDRPELTASASAAADHPVTLPSTFVLVGHSLGGMLVTGAAGRMVDNGAVDDLAGVVLLDAVDTHRDMPEALGQLQGANYRPVLLISSERYVWNRNGTVGDELQAARPGEFNGVMLVGGRHIDGLQGGNVILQFAEYLVAGFSQPQNVDAVKTIAAGWINDMYHGTDDGVYGAPQESIEVPTPSGTATAVVLPFTSTEPVQATPWDGLVGPILDALFPYAVYEPLAGQSVSLTV